The following DNA comes from bacterium.
GAAATGGTGTAGAGATTTTACCTCCAAAACCACTATTATCACCCAGGGCAATATGGACTGTGCCTGAGATTTTTTCAGCCTCCAAAACATTGGTTGGGTCTTTTGCCTTTGGGTTGGTGCCAATGCCTAACTCAGCGATATTTCTATTCAATTCATTTTTACTGAAAATTTCCTCAAATCTCGTTTTTTTCTCTCCGTAAAATTTCTCTACCTGACCATTTTTTATCTCAAAAACAATCCCTTCAGCAACCAATTTACCTTCTGTTTTCCCCTCAACAGGAGCGATAAAAACCTCACCCGCCGGCAAATTACCAAAAGAGCCTTTTTTAGTCAATATTCCTGTATCGGCAAACGGCTGTCTTCCTTCTAAATTAAGTTTTAATGATGTTCCGTTAGGAGCAGAGATTTCAGCCATAATCGCCGTAGAAATTATTTCTTTTAATGCGAGTGTAGTTTTCTCTACTTCTTTCCAATTTACATCCATTGCTCCTAAAAACATATCCGGGTTAAAAAGAGGTAGGCTGGCATATCGAGTGCCGGCATTGAGGGTTAGTAATTTTCTAAAATTCGTATGTGAAGTTGAATACCAGGATAAGGCAATGATGACATCTACGACCTCGCCTTTTTTATCTACAACTATTTGTTGAGCCAAATGCCAATCCTCTGGCAAGACCTCTTTTTTTAATAATTTCTCAAGCAATCTCTCTTTTTTTAAGTAGTTGACGAGGTTTTTACCAAATGCGGTTTCCCAGACTTCAATTGGTGGCTCAATTCCATGTCCCCCAGT
Coding sequences within:
- a CDS encoding aminopeptidase, whose product is MILAIDKIYKVNLGVKKNERVLVFTDGLQELEECARLVSERGKFLGFDVSFLVFEPTGGHGIEPPIEVWETAFGKNLVNYLKKERLLEKLLKKEVLPEDWHLAQQIVVDKKGEVVDVIIALSWYSTSHTNFRKLLTLNAGTRYASLPLFNPDMFLGAMDVNWKEVEKTTLALKEIISTAIMAEISAPNGTSLKLNLEGRQPFADTGILTKKGSFGNLPAGEVFIAPVEGKTEGKLVAEGIVFEIKNGQVEKFYGEKKTRFEEIFSKNELNRNIAELGIGTNPKAKDPTNVLEAEKISGTVHIALGDNSGFGGKISTPFHEDFVVFSPTLNLVSKQDKITTILANGKYLPLT